A genomic window from Treponema maltophilum ATCC 51939 includes:
- the xylB gene encoding xylulokinase, producing the protein MKDCIVAGIDLGTQSLKAVLYDCDQKHIAAQASCALDLISEDDGTREQKTQWYDEALKNAFEKLPCELRKRVQAVGVSGQQHGFVPLDKDGQALYNVKLWNDTSTAEECRLLTEKAGGADAVLQEAGNLMLPGFTAPKILWFKRHYPEQWKKLRYIMLPHDYINYILTGNYVAEAGDASGTALFNPAKRAWSSKLCSLIDKNLYDLLAPLIASDKKAGTVSKKAAELLGIPEGIPVSSGGGDNMMGAIGTGTVSDGFLTMSMGTSGTLYAYSDKSIADPLHGLSGFCSSTGGWLPLLCTMNCTVATEQIRSLFGLSISEFDSLASKAQPGCQGVRILPFFNGERTPNLPNGRASINGLTMTNTSRENICRAAMESAVFALKGGLDTFKKLGFEPKKIRLIGGGSKSPLWRQIAADIMNVPITVPASEEAAALGAAVQALWCLEGGGAERIKELCSEHIQSDKTKSAVPGNSAGEYEKAYADYRGLLDGIKVLYE; encoded by the coding sequence ATGAAAGACTGCATAGTTGCCGGTATTGATTTGGGGACGCAAAGCCTAAAAGCGGTTTTATATGACTGCGATCAAAAACATATCGCCGCACAAGCATCCTGTGCTTTGGACCTGATTTCCGAAGATGACGGAACGCGGGAACAAAAAACACAATGGTACGATGAAGCATTAAAAAACGCCTTTGAAAAGCTTCCGTGTGAATTGCGCAAGCGCGTACAAGCCGTCGGTGTGTCGGGACAACAGCACGGTTTTGTTCCCCTTGATAAAGACGGACAAGCGCTTTACAACGTAAAACTGTGGAACGACACTTCTACCGCCGAAGAATGCCGCCTTTTAACCGAAAAAGCCGGCGGGGCAGATGCGGTGCTGCAAGAAGCCGGCAACCTTATGCTGCCGGGTTTTACCGCGCCGAAGATACTGTGGTTTAAAAGGCATTACCCCGAACAGTGGAAAAAACTGCGCTATATTATGCTCCCCCACGATTACATCAATTACATATTAACCGGAAACTACGTTGCGGAAGCGGGAGATGCATCGGGAACAGCCCTTTTTAATCCTGCAAAACGCGCATGGTCAAGTAAACTGTGCTCGCTTATAGATAAAAATTTATACGATTTGCTTGCACCCCTTATCGCTTCGGATAAAAAAGCGGGAACGGTAAGTAAAAAAGCCGCCGAATTGCTCGGAATTCCTGAAGGGATTCCCGTATCATCGGGCGGAGGCGACAATATGATGGGGGCGATCGGCACGGGTACTGTCAGCGACGGCTTTTTAACGATGAGTATGGGAACCTCGGGAACGCTGTACGCGTATTCGGACAAATCCATTGCCGACCCGCTGCACGGTTTGTCGGGTTTTTGCTCGTCTACAGGCGGCTGGCTTCCTCTTTTGTGCACAATGAACTGTACGGTTGCAACCGAACAAATCCGCTCTCTGTTCGGTTTATCGATAAGCGAATTCGATTCCCTTGCATCAAAGGCACAACCGGGTTGTCAGGGAGTGCGGATACTGCCGTTCTTTAACGGAGAGCGGACGCCGAATTTGCCGAACGGCAGGGCAAGCATTAACGGCCTTACAATGACAAATACAAGCAGGGAAAACATCTGCCGTGCGGCAATGGAAAGCGCGGTGTTTGCCCTTAAAGGCGGCTTGGACACCTTTAAAAAACTGGGCTTTGAACCGAAAAAAATACGGCTTATCGGAGGAGGCTCGAAAAGCCCGCTATGGAGGCAAATTGCCGCGGATATTATGAATGTGCCGATTACAGTTCCCGCATCGGAAGAAGCTGCCGCATTGGGAGCGGCCGTACAGGCGCTGTGGTGCCTTGAAGGCGGAGGTGCGGAACGGATAAAAGAACTGTGCAGCGAACACATTCAATCGGATAAGACAAAGTCGGCCGTGCCGGGAAACTCGGCAGGCGAATACGAAAAAGCTTACGCCGACTACAGGGGACTTTTGGACGGCATAAAAGTTTTATATGAATAG
- the mmsB gene encoding multiple monosaccharide ABC transporter permease produces the protein MFNTFAIKTMLKKNTMFIALIALMILFHLLISAVGSGSLFAPTNISNIISQNSYVVILATGMLLCILSGGNIDLSVGSIVALVGALAAYLIIILHWNIYIVMILCLFTGIAIGAWHGFWIAYIRIPAFIVTLAGMLLWRGVALIILNGLTLSPFPESYLRYFTGFIPGIKDKTLIFNVTVGTAILCCLIFTIKEIIQRIQKRRKAYSVENIGIFLIRIILISSMVIFLATLLGRHKGIPVILILLTFVVLVYTYITQNTVPGRYLYAMGGNERAAKLSGIDTNKALFFVYVNMGFLSALAALVCVGRFNSAAPTAGINYELDAIGSCFIGGASAYGGTGTVGGAVVGAIFMGVLNNGMSILGIDSNWQKVVKGLVLLAAVAFDVLSKRREKGSV, from the coding sequence ATGTTTAATACCTTCGCTATTAAAACTATGCTCAAAAAGAATACTATGTTTATAGCACTTATCGCCCTGATGATTTTATTTCATCTGCTTATCAGCGCAGTAGGCAGCGGCTCTTTATTTGCTCCGACAAATATTTCGAATATTATCAGCCAAAACTCTTATGTTGTCATCCTGGCAACAGGAATGCTTCTTTGTATTTTAAGCGGTGGAAACATAGACTTATCTGTCGGATCTATTGTCGCCCTTGTCGGTGCTTTAGCGGCTTATTTGATTATTATCCTACACTGGAATATTTATATAGTCATGATATTATGTTTATTCACCGGTATTGCAATCGGTGCTTGGCACGGATTTTGGATCGCCTACATACGCATACCTGCGTTTATTGTAACATTGGCGGGAATGCTTTTATGGAGAGGAGTAGCGTTAATCATTCTTAATGGCTTAACTCTATCTCCTTTTCCGGAAAGTTATCTACGATATTTTACGGGATTTATTCCGGGGATAAAAGACAAGACACTGATATTCAACGTGACAGTCGGAACGGCAATTTTATGTTGTCTCATTTTTACTATAAAAGAAATTATACAACGTATACAAAAAAGACGAAAAGCATATTCCGTTGAAAACATCGGAATCTTCCTTATACGCATCATTCTTATCTCCTCAATGGTAATATTTTTAGCAACATTGCTCGGCCGGCATAAGGGGATTCCGGTTATTTTAATTCTTTTAACTTTTGTTGTTCTAGTTTATACGTATATTACGCAAAATACGGTACCCGGCAGATATTTGTATGCAATGGGTGGTAATGAACGTGCGGCAAAACTGTCCGGCATCGATACGAACAAAGCTTTATTCTTCGTATATGTAAACATGGGTTTTCTTTCAGCTCTCGCCGCTTTAGTTTGTGTCGGTCGATTTAATTCGGCAGCTCCCACAGCCGGCATAAACTATGAACTGGATGCTATCGGTTCGTGTTTTATCGGCGGCGCTTCCGCATACGGTGGAACGGGAACCGTCGGCGGAGCAGTTGTCGGAGCTATTTTTATGGGAGTATTAAATAACGGTATGTCTATTTTAGGGATAGATTCAAACTGGCAAAAAGTCGTAAAAGGGCTTGTTCTCTTAGCGGCTGTTGCATTTGACGTACTGTCTAAACGCAGAGAAAAAGGATCGGTTTAA
- a CDS encoding sugar ABC transporter ATP-binding protein produces the protein MDQTLLEARNVTKTFSGIKALNDVNLKITRGEIHAIVGENGAGKSTLINILSGIYPYGTYTGDIIYESELCTFHSVKDSEQKGIAVIHQELALVPYLSIAENIFLGNERGCSLKIDWDKTYAQADTLLQTVGLYESPHTLIKDIGVGKQQLVEIAKALSKNIVLLILDEPTASLNETDSRKLLNLLLELKKKNITSIIISHKLNEVSFVADKITVIRDGSVITTLDKRTDYCGEEIIINAMVGRNLSEQFPLRQTPIGNILFEVKDWNVEHPLYAGRNVCENININLRKGEVVGISGLMGAGRTEFAMSLFGRSYGANIRGHIFLNGKEIYLKTVKDAIKHGIAYVTEDRKGNGLILHTNIYKNTTLANLHKVCRHNIIQADEEHAAARECVKKLKTKCTSIDQFTINLSGGNQQKVLLGKWIFAEPDILILDEPTRGIDVGAKYEIYCIINQLVAEGKSILMISSELPEILGMCDRIYVMNEGKIVGEIPRAKASQEAIMACIVQTEKENTNYV, from the coding sequence TTGGATCAAACACTGCTTGAGGCAAGAAACGTTACAAAAACTTTTTCCGGCATTAAGGCACTTAACGATGTTAATTTAAAAATTACACGGGGAGAAATTCATGCTATCGTAGGGGAAAACGGCGCCGGGAAATCCACGTTAATAAATATTTTAAGCGGGATTTACCCTTACGGAACCTATACCGGTGATATAATATATGAATCCGAACTCTGTACCTTTCATTCGGTAAAAGACAGCGAACAAAAAGGAATTGCCGTTATCCATCAGGAATTGGCTCTTGTACCCTACCTAAGTATTGCTGAAAATATTTTTTTAGGTAACGAAAGGGGATGTTCTCTTAAGATAGACTGGGATAAAACATATGCACAAGCCGATACTTTGTTGCAAACCGTAGGTTTGTACGAATCTCCTCATACGTTAATTAAAGACATAGGAGTCGGGAAACAACAATTAGTCGAAATTGCCAAAGCATTGTCAAAAAATATTGTCTTGCTTATTCTTGATGAACCTACAGCATCTTTAAATGAAACGGATTCACGCAAATTATTGAATCTATTACTTGAACTCAAGAAGAAAAACATAACTTCAATTATTATCTCACATAAATTAAATGAGGTATCTTTTGTCGCAGATAAAATAACCGTTATCAGAGACGGTTCCGTGATAACAACTCTTGATAAAAGAACAGATTACTGCGGTGAAGAAATAATAATCAATGCAATGGTCGGCAGAAATCTATCGGAACAATTTCCTCTGCGGCAAACTCCCATAGGTAATATTCTCTTCGAGGTAAAAGACTGGAACGTTGAGCACCCCCTTTATGCGGGACGGAATGTTTGTGAAAACATAAACATTAACTTACGCAAAGGTGAAGTTGTCGGCATAAGCGGCTTGATGGGGGCAGGACGAACGGAGTTTGCCATGAGCTTGTTCGGACGTTCATATGGTGCAAATATTCGTGGACATATTTTTTTGAATGGAAAGGAAATTTATCTCAAAACGGTAAAAGATGCTATAAAGCATGGGATAGCCTATGTAACCGAAGATCGAAAAGGAAACGGGCTTATTTTACACACGAATATTTATAAGAACACAACTTTGGCAAACCTACATAAGGTATGCCGCCACAATATTATACAAGCCGACGAAGAGCACGCCGCCGCCCGGGAATGCGTAAAAAAACTTAAAACAAAATGTACAAGCATAGATCAGTTCACAATCAATTTATCAGGAGGAAATCAACAAAAGGTTTTACTCGGAAAATGGATATTTGCCGAACCTGACATACTCATATTGGACGAGCCGACCCGCGGTATAGACGTAGGTGCAAAGTATGAAATTTATTGCATAATAAATCAACTTGTTGCAGAAGGGAAATCCATCCTTATGATTTCTTCGGAATTACCGGAAATTTTAGGAATGTGTGACAGAATCTACGTAATGAATGAAGGAAAAATCGTGGGAGAAATTCCGCGAGCAAAAGCTTCACAGGAAGCGATAATGGCTTGCATCGTTCAAACGGAAAAGGAGAATACAAATTATGTTTAA
- the chvE gene encoding multiple monosaccharide ABC transporter substrate-binding protein: protein MKRTWSIIVTVLLTASMLFANGSKDETGSIRIGVSMPTKEVQRWSQDGDNIKMLLEKSGYKVDLQYANNDIAVQASQIENMLTKNCKVIVIASIDGSALTEVLKTAKENGIPIIAYDRLIMNSDAVRYYATFDNYKVGQFQGTYLRDALKLDSIKEPVYIELFTGSPDDNNVNFFFPGAMDVLNPYIKKGKLIVRSGQTERAQVATPNWSTEEAQKRMENLISAYGYGPNGTKLHAVLSSNDSVAQGITNALVAAGYTKENFPLLTGQDCDITSVKNMIKGYQSMSVFKDTRTLAAKAVEMINALVKGTQPPINDTKTYNNGTGIIPSYLCEPVFATVDNYKKLLIESGYYTEAQLKN from the coding sequence ATGAAGCGTACCTGGAGTATTATCGTTACTGTATTGCTGACAGCAAGTATGTTATTTGCAAACGGAAGCAAAGACGAAACGGGAAGCATTAGAATAGGGGTTTCTATGCCGACAAAAGAGGTTCAAAGGTGGAGTCAGGATGGTGACAACATCAAAATGCTATTGGAAAAGTCGGGATATAAAGTTGACTTACAATATGCAAATAACGATATTGCCGTACAGGCATCACAAATTGAAAATATGCTGACTAAAAATTGTAAAGTTATCGTTATTGCTTCGATTGACGGCTCTGCCCTGACGGAAGTCTTAAAAACGGCAAAAGAAAACGGTATACCGATTATAGCGTATGACCGGCTTATTATGAACAGCGATGCCGTACGTTATTACGCAACATTCGACAATTATAAAGTTGGTCAATTTCAAGGAACATATCTGCGCGACGCACTTAAATTGGATTCGATCAAAGAGCCCGTATATATTGAACTGTTCACAGGTTCCCCTGATGACAACAATGTAAATTTCTTTTTCCCCGGAGCGATGGATGTATTAAACCCATACATAAAAAAAGGAAAACTAATTGTACGTTCGGGACAAACAGAAAGAGCTCAAGTTGCCACACCCAATTGGTCAACGGAAGAAGCGCAAAAAAGAATGGAAAACTTAATTAGCGCATATGGTTACGGTCCTAATGGTACAAAACTGCACGCGGTTTTATCGTCAAATGATTCAGTTGCTCAAGGCATTACAAACGCATTAGTTGCAGCCGGATACACGAAAGAAAACTTCCCGCTGCTTACAGGACAGGACTGCGATATCACTTCCGTGAAAAATATGATTAAGGGGTATCAAAGCATGTCGGTATTTAAAGATACCAGGACGTTGGCAGCAAAAGCAGTCGAGATGATTAACGCATTGGTAAAAGGAACGCAACCGCCAATTAATGATACCAAAACATACAATAACGGTACCGGAATTATTCCTTCTTACCTGTGTGAGCCGGTTTTTGCAACCGTCGACAATTATAAAAAATTATTGATTGAAAGCGGCTACTATACCGAAGCACAGTTAAAAAACTGA
- a CDS encoding carbohydrate kinase family protein produces the protein MKIHGAGCCLVDSIYLNCRYDDERFAPFWSKNRGDGGLIEGGLVFSEDLESYTGKTHFDIIKTLSAGRAADKENIGGPAVVALIHAAQVLASENAEVSFYGAIGDDERATLIRKALSTTPLHYSFKPVENRLTPTTEVFDDPSRKEGKGERLFVNTIGAAWDFAAKDLPDDFFNCDILLLGGTALVPRLHDDLFAVLHKAKEKGTFTVVGTVFDFRNEKKNPNGKWPLGSKPSYSYIDLLVADEKEALRLTGTEKIDTAVKKLIDFGVGAFIITRGSLPMIVWSSGKQIEALPVSQFPVSKYIDRIIEANPSLRKDTTGCGDNFLGGVLVAIAKCRNHETGMIAKPISMKDICAWGASSGGLTLTYYGGMFYENFPGEKLRLLEPIVKSYYHEQEILP, from the coding sequence ATGAAGATTCACGGTGCGGGATGTTGTCTGGTTGATTCAATTTACTTGAATTGCAGGTATGATGATGAAAGATTTGCTCCTTTTTGGAGTAAAAACAGAGGGGATGGGGGATTAATCGAGGGGGGGCTTGTTTTCAGTGAAGACCTTGAATCTTATACCGGGAAAACGCATTTTGATATTATTAAAACTCTATCGGCGGGAAGAGCGGCCGATAAAGAAAACATCGGCGGACCTGCTGTCGTAGCTTTAATTCATGCAGCTCAAGTACTTGCTTCAGAAAATGCGGAAGTTTCATTTTACGGAGCAATCGGTGATGATGAACGAGCAACATTAATACGGAAGGCTCTTTCGACTACACCATTACACTATTCTTTTAAACCTGTTGAGAATCGCTTAACTCCTACAACAGAGGTGTTCGATGATCCTTCCCGAAAAGAAGGGAAAGGAGAACGATTATTTGTCAATACAATCGGAGCCGCTTGGGATTTCGCGGCAAAAGATCTTCCTGACGATTTTTTTAACTGTGATATTTTGCTTTTAGGCGGAACGGCGCTGGTACCCCGACTTCATGACGATTTATTTGCCGTATTGCATAAAGCGAAGGAGAAAGGAACGTTTACCGTGGTGGGTACCGTATTTGACTTTCGTAATGAAAAGAAGAACCCGAACGGCAAATGGCCGCTGGGGAGCAAACCTTCATATTCATACATTGACTTACTCGTTGCAGATGAAAAAGAGGCATTACGTCTGACCGGAACGGAAAAAATCGATACTGCCGTCAAAAAACTAATAGACTTTGGGGTAGGAGCATTTATTATTACCCGCGGTTCATTGCCGATGATTGTATGGTCTTCAGGCAAACAAATTGAAGCGCTGCCTGTTTCACAGTTCCCTGTCAGCAAATATATTGATCGAATCATTGAGGCGAACCCCAGTTTGCGTAAAGATACAACCGGATGCGGTGATAATTTTTTGGGAGGAGTCTTAGTCGCGATAGCAAAATGCCGGAACCATGAAACCGGAATGATAGCTAAGCCGATTTCGATGAAAGATATTTGTGCATGGGGAGCATCTTCGGGCGGACTCACTCTTACGTATTACGGAGGAATGTTTTATGAAAATTTCCCGGGCGAAAAACTTCGGCTCCTAGAGCCGATTGTAAAATCATACTACCATGAACAAGAGATCCTGCCATGA
- a CDS encoding Gfo/Idh/MocA family protein, giving the protein MKKVKYGIIGFGQIAETRIAKEGFGLDTSRFSGNPYASLVTVYNRNPAKRAAVEQLGLIWKNNFSDFINDPSIDAVVVSTNNKTHAEFAQQAFKSGKHVFLEKPAGTNLEEVVKLVEEARLRGLSLGINHMMTKNCFNILARDMIRNGFIGDWRNLALHMEYPSGFSDSEIRSWRCADPEELGGPIGDVGSHCLYMAEFLTGEIIQSLQCVYLPKHMPIAVEDGAIIRFTTESGRSGTVHVAFDEYRGPENTLFRSHGYTVWGTRGALYGNATLFQLSGYKDEPARVELISQVDGVEQHHVPEHINDIYMEQISEHARSIAEKKPQDGKEALHNMEMIVASHRSAREGGTLQKISSFTD; this is encoded by the coding sequence ATGAAGAAAGTCAAATACGGAATCATAGGTTTTGGCCAGATTGCCGAAACCAGAATAGCTAAAGAAGGATTTGGATTAGATACTTCGCGGTTTTCAGGGAATCCTTATGCCAGTCTTGTGACGGTATATAATAGAAATCCTGCTAAGAGAGCGGCCGTAGAGCAATTGGGCTTAATATGGAAGAACAATTTTTCGGATTTTATAAACGATCCTTCGATCGACGCGGTTGTTGTTTCAACAAACAATAAAACCCATGCAGAATTCGCTCAACAGGCATTTAAATCCGGTAAGCATGTATTTTTGGAAAAACCTGCCGGGACAAATCTTGAAGAAGTGGTCAAACTGGTAGAAGAAGCACGTTTACGCGGCCTAAGTTTGGGAATAAATCACATGATGACGAAGAATTGTTTTAATATATTGGCGCGAGATATGATCCGAAACGGATTCATAGGAGATTGGCGGAATTTAGCTTTGCATATGGAGTATCCGAGCGGATTTTCCGACTCGGAAATTCGCTCGTGGCGCTGTGCCGATCCCGAAGAACTCGGAGGGCCAATCGGAGATGTAGGAAGCCATTGCTTGTATATGGCCGAGTTCCTTACAGGCGAGATAATACAGAGCCTGCAATGCGTCTATCTTCCCAAGCATATGCCTATCGCTGTCGAGGACGGTGCAATTATAAGGTTTACTACGGAGAGTGGGCGTTCCGGTACGGTACATGTAGCCTTTGATGAATATCGAGGTCCCGAAAATACCCTATTCCGCTCGCACGGATACACTGTATGGGGAACAAGAGGTGCCTTATACGGAAATGCGACTCTTTTTCAATTGTCTGGGTATAAGGATGAACCTGCTCGAGTGGAACTTATTTCTCAGGTTGACGGAGTTGAACAACACCATGTTCCGGAGCATATCAACGATATTTACATGGAACAGATTTCCGAACACGCCCGTTCAATTGCCGAAAAGAAGCCGCAAGACGGCAAAGAAGCACTTCATAATATGGAAATGATTGTAGCCTCGCACCGTTCCGCACGGGAAGGAGGAACTCTCCAGAAAATATCTTCTTTCACTGATTAG
- the rpmG gene encoding 50S ribosomal protein L33 → MAKKAKSAVEIIALQCSECKRRNYTTYKNRKNIQGKLEKSKYCPFCRKHILHKETKVK, encoded by the coding sequence ATGGCAAAAAAAGCAAAATCGGCGGTTGAAATTATTGCACTGCAATGCTCGGAATGCAAACGCAGGAATTATACTACGTATAAAAACCGTAAAAACATTCAGGGTAAGCTGGAAAAAAGCAAGTATTGCCCGTTTTGCCGCAAACATATTCTTCATAAGGAAACGAAAGTCAAATAA
- the secE gene encoding preprotein translocase subunit SecE — protein sequence MKIVQFFKESVAELKKVVWPTREDVISSVKVVLISTVIVALFLGALDMLFTAGFNFVF from the coding sequence ATGAAGATCGTCCAGTTTTTTAAAGAATCCGTTGCCGAGCTGAAAAAGGTTGTGTGGCCGACGCGCGAAGACGTTATTTCATCGGTAAAGGTCGTATTGATTTCCACTGTGATCGTAGCCCTTTTTCTCGGGGCCTTGGATATGTTGTTCACAGCCGGTTTCAATTTTGTGTTTTAG
- the nusG gene encoding transcription termination/antitermination protein NusG, with the protein MAKGWYILHTYSGYEGKIERTIRSMVENGDLSSDVILDVKVPVEDVVEVRDGKKRTVSKKFLPGYIMIELDLPDLGWKPICSAIRRIQGVTGFVGTNSTVRPRPISNDEAVALLQKSGEIKGEKTARVKQTFAVGEQVKIIDGPFISFSGSIEEVNLEKNKLRVTVGIFGRATPVEVDLTQVEKI; encoded by the coding sequence ATGGCAAAGGGATGGTATATCCTTCATACCTATTCGGGGTATGAGGGTAAAATAGAGCGGACTATCCGTTCTATGGTTGAAAACGGCGACCTCTCCTCTGATGTGATTTTGGACGTAAAAGTTCCGGTTGAAGACGTTGTGGAAGTCCGCGACGGGAAAAAGCGGACGGTGTCGAAAAAGTTTTTGCCCGGCTACATTATGATAGAACTCGATTTGCCTGATTTGGGCTGGAAGCCGATTTGTTCGGCGATTCGGCGCATACAGGGTGTAACGGGTTTTGTCGGTACGAACAGCACCGTGCGCCCGCGCCCTATTTCCAACGATGAAGCCGTCGCTTTGCTGCAAAAGTCGGGCGAAATAAAGGGCGAAAAAACCGCCCGCGTAAAACAAACGTTTGCGGTCGGCGAGCAGGTTAAAATTATCGACGGGCCGTTTATTTCTTTTTCCGGTTCAATCGAAGAAGTCAATTTGGAAAAAAACAAACTGCGCGTTACGGTCGGTATTTTCGGTCGGGCCACTCCCGTTGAAGTTGATCTTACTCAAGTAGAAAAAATATAA
- the rplK gene encoding 50S ribosomal protein L11 gives MAKKKVTAVIKLQCPAGKATPAPPVGPALGPHGVSAPQFVQQFNDRTKTMEPGLVIPVIITVFQDKSFTFVLKTPPAAVLIKKAAGIEKGSGNPLKDKVAKLSQAKLEEIAKTKMPDINANDIEAAKKIIAGTARSMGVEVER, from the coding sequence ATGGCAAAGAAAAAGGTAACGGCCGTTATTAAGCTGCAGTGTCCCGCCGGAAAGGCGACTCCCGCGCCGCCCGTAGGCCCCGCTTTGGGACCGCACGGCGTGAGCGCCCCGCAGTTCGTTCAGCAGTTTAACGACCGTACGAAAACGATGGAGCCGGGATTGGTTATTCCGGTTATTATTACCGTTTTTCAGGACAAATCGTTTACATTTGTTTTGAAAACGCCGCCTGCCGCCGTACTTATTAAAAAGGCTGCGGGTATCGAAAAAGGTTCGGGCAACCCTTTGAAAGACAAGGTTGCAAAACTTTCGCAAGCGAAGCTTGAGGAAATTGCAAAGACGAAAATGCCCGACATCAACGCAAACGATATTGAAGCGGCGAAAAAAATCATTGCCGGTACTGCGCGCAGTATGGGTGTAGAGGTGGAGCGGTAA
- the rplA gene encoding 50S ribosomal protein L1, with the protein MKHGKKYREALKKYDPAKAYDVEKACALVKELKFAKFDETVEAHIWVNLDKNQTVRDTLVFPHQFRGEKKVLVFCKEDRIKEAMDAGAAYAGADEYIEKVKGGWLDFDIAVATPDMMKDVGRLGMVLGRKGLMPNPKTGTVTNDITAAIGELKKGRVEFRTDKGNVIHMSVGKVSMDAAHVAANVSALLAEVARKKPAASKGGFVQSVSVSSTMGPGVWVDYKEAE; encoded by the coding sequence ATGAAACACGGAAAAAAATATCGCGAAGCGCTGAAAAAATACGATCCCGCAAAGGCGTATGACGTTGAAAAAGCCTGCGCTTTGGTCAAAGAGCTTAAATTTGCGAAATTCGATGAAACTGTCGAAGCGCATATTTGGGTGAATCTCGACAAAAACCAAACCGTGCGCGACACCTTGGTGTTTCCGCATCAGTTCCGCGGCGAAAAGAAAGTGCTGGTTTTTTGTAAAGAAGACCGCATTAAAGAAGCGATGGACGCGGGTGCCGCGTATGCAGGAGCCGACGAATATATCGAAAAAGTGAAGGGCGGCTGGCTCGATTTCGACATAGCCGTTGCGACTCCCGATATGATGAAGGACGTCGGCCGCTTGGGTATGGTGCTCGGACGCAAAGGCTTAATGCCCAACCCCAAAACGGGAACGGTTACGAACGACATTACGGCAGCGATCGGCGAATTGAAAAAAGGACGCGTCGAATTCCGCACCGACAAGGGCAATGTTATCCATATGTCCGTCGGAAAGGTTTCGATGGATGCCGCCCATGTTGCGGCAAACGTATCGGCACTTTTGGCCGAGGTTGCCCGCAAAAAGCCGGCCGCTTCAAAAGGCGGTTTTGTTCAGTCCGTATCCGTCAGCTCGACAATGGGCCCCGGTGTATGGGTTGACTACAAGGAGGCAGAATAA
- the rplJ gene encoding 50S ribosomal protein L10 has protein sequence MAIVAKKIQSAKLEAIAATKAVFKDYKGFIFADYRGLTVENITDLRRKLNEKNAKLKVVKNTYARVVFDEMKIENVAKYLTGPTAIALTAEDANEVAKILFDFAKDVPGLQVKGACIETEVYDVAKIEAFSKLPGKKQLLAMIASTINAPVQKLAATLLAYVEKKQAEEKAGGSAPKAEAAPKAGAAPESARVEAEAKPAEEAKPAEAAPKAEAAPESAKAEAEAKLAEEAKPAASADAPVASAGKPAAAPAESAVSAEAAKPEEPAKAE, from the coding sequence ATGGCTATCGTAGCGAAAAAAATCCAGAGCGCAAAACTCGAGGCTATAGCGGCGACAAAGGCCGTATTTAAAGATTATAAGGGTTTTATTTTTGCGGATTACCGCGGTTTGACCGTTGAAAATATCACCGATTTACGCCGCAAGCTGAACGAAAAAAACGCAAAGCTTAAGGTTGTAAAAAATACGTATGCGCGCGTCGTGTTCGACGAAATGAAAATCGAAAACGTTGCCAAGTATTTAACCGGTCCGACGGCTATCGCTTTAACCGCCGAAGACGCCAACGAAGTTGCAAAGATTCTGTTCGATTTTGCGAAAGACGTTCCCGGGTTGCAGGTAAAAGGGGCTTGTATCGAGACCGAAGTTTACGATGTGGCAAAGATAGAAGCCTTTTCAAAACTGCCCGGCAAAAAGCAGCTTTTGGCTATGATTGCTTCGACGATCAACGCGCCCGTGCAAAAACTGGCGGCAACCTTGCTTGCGTATGTGGAAAAAAAGCAAGCCGAGGAAAAAGCCGGCGGTTCGGCACCTAAAGCGGAAGCCGCACCCAAGGCTGGGGCCGCACCGGAAAGCGCAAGGGTTGAAGCGGAGGCTAAACCCGCGGAAGAAGCAAAGCCTGCGGAAGCCGCACCCAAGGCTGAGGCCGCACCGGAAAGCGCAAAGGCTGAAGCGGAGGCTAAACTCGCGGAAGAAGCAAAGCCCGCCGCATCTGCAGATGCACCGGTTGCATCTGCCGGAAAGCCCGCTGCGGCACCTGCCGAGAGTGCTGTGTCGGCCGAGGCGGCAAAACCCGAAGAGCCTGCAAAGGCCGAATAA